From Rhodamnia argentea isolate NSW1041297 chromosome 10, ASM2092103v1, whole genome shotgun sequence, a single genomic window includes:
- the LOC115742353 gene encoding purple acid phosphatase 22-like gives MEIRCPRTCLLPLTTAAAVFFFFVPQILIQFAYASEKGYTRQPPGRIIFTKHDRSESEPQQVHISLAGSDHMRVTWVTEDHKAHSIVEYGTAPGQYTTMIRGNHTSYTYFFYSSGKIHHVKIGPLEPATTYYYRCGGSGPEFSFKMPPSTFPIEFAVVGDLGQTEWTNSTLKHVESKDYDVFLLPGDLSYADSQQPLWDSFGRLVEPIASRRPWMVTEGNHEIEIFPIIYPHGFKAYNARWRMPYEESGSESNLYYSFDVAGDGIHIIMLGSYTKFGSDSAQYKWLQHDLAKIDRKTTPWVIVLLHAPWYNTNTAHQGEGESMRKAMEELLCGARVDLVFAGHVHAYERFTRIYDNEADSCGPVYVTIGDGGNREGLAMSYKEPASPLSMFREASFGHGRLRVLNHTHMHWSWHRNNETNSVVADEVWLESLSASSTCMGQQPSSLKDEL, from the exons ATGGAGATAAGGTGTCCTCGGACAtgtcttcttcctctaaccACCGCTGCcgccgtcttcttcttcttcgtccctCAGATTCTCATACAGTTTGCTTATGCTTCCGAGAAGGGATACACTCGACAGCCTCCCGGGCGCATCATCTTCACCAAGCATGACCGGTCCGAGTCGGAGCCCCAACAG GTGCATATTTCGCTCGCCGGAAGCGACCACATGAGAGTAACGTGGGTTACGGAGGACCACAAGGCGCATTCGATCGTGGAGTACGGCACAGCTCCGGGACAATACACCACCATGATAAGAGGAAACCATACTTCCTACACGTACTTCTTCTACTCCTCCGGCAAAATCCACCACGTCAAGATCGGGCCACTGGAGCCGGCCACGACCTATTACTATCGTTGCGGTGGTTCCGGCCCAGAGTTCTCCTTCAAGATGCCGCCTTCCACCTTCCCCATCGAATTCGCGGTTGTTG GCGACCTAGGGCAAACGGAATGGACCAACTCGACCCTAAAGCACGTCGAGAGCAAGGACTACGATGTCTTCCTTCTCCCAGGCGACCTCTCCTACGCCGACAGCCAGCAGCCATTGTGGGACTCATTTGGCCGCCTGGTTGAGCCGATCGCAAGCCGCCGACCGTGGATGGTGACCGAGGGCAACCACGAGATCGAGATATTCCCCATCATCTACCCCCACGGGTTTAAGGCTTACAACGCCCGGTGGCGCATGCCCTACGAGGAAAGCGGGTCTGAATCCAACCTCTATTACTCCTTCGATGTCGCTGGCGACGGCATCCACATCATCATGCTGGGGTCGTACACCAAGTTCGGCTCCGACTCGGCTCAGTACAAGTGGCTTCAACATGACCTGGCCAAGATCGATCGCAAGACGACGCCGTGGGTGATTGTGCTACTGCACGCGCCGTGGTACAACACGAATACGGCCCATCAAGGTGAAGGCGAGAGCATGAGGAAGGCGATGGAGGAATTGTTGTGCGGCGCACGGGTTGACCTTGTCTTTGCCGGGCATGTTCATGCCTATGAACGATTT ACTAGAATCTACGACAATGAGGCTGACTCGTGTGGACCTGTGTACGTGACCATTGGAGATGGAGGGAATAGAGAAGGTCTTGCAATGTC GTACAAGGAACCAGCTTCACCTCTGTCGATGTTCAGGGAGGCGAGCTTCGGACACGGGAGGCTGAGGGTACTCAACCATACACATATGCACTGGTCGTGGCACCGCAACAACGAGACCAACTCCGTCGTGGCCGACGAGGTTTGGCTAGAGAGCTTGAGCGCCTCTAGTACTTGCATGGGTCAACAACCATCTTCACTTAAGGATGAACTTTGA